In one Babylonia areolata isolate BAREFJ2019XMU chromosome 14, ASM4173473v1, whole genome shotgun sequence genomic region, the following are encoded:
- the LOC143289525 gene encoding uncharacterized protein LOC143289525: MPKKRAFSRLFAVAILVICALDYLHILLSAGLHVPFRFNERQRDSSQSLTKLPSDRGDVLLDRLSPRVQGSRETPGLILPVVHYIWCGNKTFGFKDYLSVLSAIKTFHPLKLSFHHTHQPRQDDYNVWFEKLASETPGLEMHPLSPAPPCGSTRMLSTALDFLSESGGIFVGENTVLSPAALKALPENTDLWFASSNSTSDSDRTNGLIVVARTGFNRSLKEAYLKRITSGDVVQPGCLPPGSFRPSDYCAVVPEVMYPRDVILAQTSFAELARLLFYGSQRPATPVPDSRDPIPRISHFVRFTKGSDDKLFKGDFSFNHFLSVLSALHVAGFEHVYMHVDEEPRGRWWEELAKENVTVVKVVQPLTVFQQPVNHIKHVSDVARYMILDKYGGAYQDPDAVWTSYVPDSMLSFPVVAALGWSKKNNWPESINQGVLLAKPRTLWMRHFLRTHRDFRDKDFGFNSLKMSYRTYELYPHLMSLDLRLQVICHAGICHPTWEKTHIRPLKDRRPTLPFRWQDVRSLHVTNPKPHPTFASLEALRGGKDIFAEIGRFILEKSGRRHLLSS, encoded by the exons CTGCCAAGTGACCGGGGAGATGTTTTGCTGGACCGACTGTCTCCCAGGGTACAGGGGTCACGGGAAACTCCTggtttg ATCCTTCCTGTTGTGCATTACATTTGGTGTGGGAACAAAACGTTCGGGTTTAAGGACTACCTGAGTGTGCTGAGTGCCATCAAGACTTTTCATCCCTTGAAGCTGTcgtttcaccacacacaccagcctcGTCAGGACGACTACAATGTTTGGTtcgag AAACTGGCATCAGAAACACCGGGGCTGGAGATGCATCCTCTGTCGCCAGCTCCACCGTGTGGATCAACGCGCATGCTCAGTACCGCACTGGACTTCCTGTCAGAGAGCGGCGGTATATTTGTCGGTGAAAATACCGTTCTGTCCCCCGCAGCTCTAAAAGCCCTACCGGAAAATACCGACCTATGGTTCGCATCTTCAAACAGTACCTCAGACTCGGACCGAACGAACGGGCTGATCGTCGTCGCTAGGACGGGGTTTAACAGGTCGTTGAAAGAGGCTTACTTGAAGAGGATCACTTCCGGTGATGTCGTCCAGCCCGGATGTCTGCCTCCCGGCAGCTTCCGCCCAAGTGACTACTGTGCAGTCGTGCCGGAAGTTATGTACCCCCGTGACGTCATCCTTGCTCAGACCTCTTTCGCGGAGCTGGCACGTTTGCTTTTCTATGGGAGTCAGAGACCTGCGACGCCCGTGCCGGATTCCAGAGACCCCATCCCGCGAATCTCCCACTTCGTCAGGTTCACCAAGGGCAGCGATGACAAGCTGTTCAAAGGCGATTTTTCTTTCAACCATTTCCTGAGCGTTCTTAGCGCCCTGCACGTGGCCGGCTTCGAGCACGTGTACATGCACGTGGACGAGGAGCCCAGGGGCCGCTGGTGGGAGGAGCTGGCCAAGGAGAACGTCACAGTAGTCAAGGTGGTCCAGCCTCTCACCGTGTTTCAGCAGCCTGTCAACCATATCAAGCATGTCAGCGACGTGGCCAG GTACATGATATTGGACAAATACGGAGGGGCCTATCAGGACCCCGATGCAGTCTGGACCTCCTACGTCCCTGACTCCATGCTGTCCTTCCCAGTTGTGGCTGCCCTAGGCTGGTCCAAGAAGAACAACTGGCCCGAATCAATAAACCAGGGCGTTCTGCTGGCCAAACCTCGTACGCTGTGGATGCGTCATTTCCTTCGCACTCACAGGGATTTTCGGGACAAAGACTTCGGGTTCAATTCTCTGAAGATGTCGTACAGGACCTACGAGTTGTACCCTCATCTCATGTCTCTGGATCTGAGACTGCAG gtaATATGTCACGCGGGAATATGTCACCCGACTTGGGAAAAGACACACATACGACCTCTCAAAGACCGtcgccccaccctccctttccgcTGGCAAGACGTTCGTTCCCTCCACGTGaccaaccccaaaccccaccctacCTTCGCGTCCCTCGAGGCGttgaggggagggaaggacatCTTCGCCGAGATCGGGAGATTCATTCTGGAGAAGAGTGGTAGACGGCATTTGTTGTCGTCTTGA